In the Rhodothermaceae bacterium genome, one interval contains:
- a CDS encoding potassium channel protein, with the protein MAPVLDSPGNSHEQLPKRAEVVYAVLFLVFWMVVGTLGYAFLENWSLLDGLYMAFITLTTIGYTEVHDLSHTGRIFTIVFGLVGIGAAGVVSYRSARLLIAGTVIRKRRRMYKIRHMNDHYIICGYGRVGRDLTNALLRAKKTLVVLDKDESITEHLNENGIYAVAGDAAHDSALLAAGIENAKGLITLLPDDAQNVYVTLVAREKNPELFILARASNAVNRQRILQAGASQVISPVQVGAERMAQVILRPHVDQFMSQVLQAEDLGLGMEQVVVQAGSKLAGKTLRQVDFRQSWETIVIAIIKKSDQKMHFYPKPDDLIEQEDILIVLGSIGMIERLANEGCKPQGQLSRKKG; encoded by the coding sequence TGGTACACTGGGCTATGCGTTCTTGGAAAACTGGAGCCTTTTGGATGGGCTCTACATGGCGTTCATTACGTTGACAACCATTGGGTACACCGAAGTTCATGATCTATCACATACGGGGCGAATCTTTACCATTGTTTTTGGACTCGTTGGAATAGGCGCGGCTGGTGTTGTATCATACAGGTCGGCAAGACTGCTCATTGCTGGAACTGTCATTCGGAAGCGGCGCCGAATGTATAAAATTAGACACATGAACGATCATTATATCATCTGTGGATACGGGCGTGTTGGACGGGATCTCACCAACGCTCTATTGCGAGCCAAGAAAACTCTTGTCGTGCTAGATAAAGACGAAAGTATCACCGAACACTTGAATGAAAACGGGATCTATGCCGTCGCTGGCGATGCAGCTCATGATAGCGCATTACTGGCGGCAGGAATCGAAAATGCAAAAGGTCTCATCACACTTCTTCCTGATGATGCCCAAAATGTATATGTGACCCTCGTTGCGCGCGAAAAGAATCCAGAGCTATTTATCCTGGCACGGGCATCTAATGCCGTGAATCGACAACGAATCCTACAGGCCGGAGCTTCGCAGGTCATCTCACCGGTGCAGGTTGGAGCCGAGCGAATGGCTCAGGTTATTCTACGCCCTCATGTTGACCAGTTTATGTCTCAGGTTCTACAGGCAGAGGACTTGGGACTGGGCATGGAACAGGTGGTCGTACAGGCAGGCTCAAAGCTTGCCGGAAAGACGCTCAGGCAGGTGGATTTTCGACAATCATGGGAAACGATTGTCATTGCAATTATCAAAAAGTCTGACCAGAAAATGCATTTCTACCCAAAGCCCGATGATCTGATTGAGCAAGAAGATATTCTAATCGTGCTGGGAAGCATCGGAATGATTGAACGGCTTGCAAACGAAGGTTGTAAACCCCAGGGCCAACTTTCACGTAAGAAAGGATAA
- a CDS encoding L,D-transpeptidase, which produces MRLLCLLWISFLAPLAYAQGGGYIDQDAVADLLDLRFESLDHVPEVFYKYHVMENERGNSALARNAFYRIIGDGDTRLGSHRSMVVEMINRRLMQTYSVGDTIIYPTEFELDFRAYSPFPRYYPGGREFDKLFIMDKTIQAFAAYEYGQLMRWGIMNTGDPHETPTPYGRYNFNWREEYRVSSESPEDEPWEMYWVMNFHQSKGMHVHQYEMPTGGPLSHGCVRLVDADARWVYHWGDTWQTTSKSDGIASVGAKILKQGTTVLVIGQEPEGKPQLFDFGRRYPVLKRVQLPAHPYDVPPGTPQQVMFDKIRKS; this is translated from the coding sequence ATGCGCTTGCTTTGCTTACTTTGGATCTCGTTCTTGGCTCCTCTGGCATACGCCCAAGGTGGGGGCTACATTGATCAGGATGCCGTTGCAGACCTACTTGACCTGCGTTTTGAAAGCCTTGATCATGTTCCAGAAGTTTTTTACAAGTATCACGTCATGGAAAATGAGCGTGGTAACAGCGCCCTCGCTCGAAACGCATTCTATCGGATCATTGGCGATGGAGACACCCGACTAGGGAGCCACCGGTCCATGGTTGTCGAAATGATTAACCGCCGACTGATGCAAACCTACTCTGTTGGCGATACCATCATCTATCCCACAGAGTTCGAGTTGGACTTCAGGGCTTATTCCCCATTCCCACGCTATTACCCCGGGGGAAGAGAGTTCGATAAACTCTTCATCATGGACAAGACAATCCAGGCTTTTGCTGCGTATGAATATGGGCAATTGATGCGTTGGGGGATCATGAATACCGGCGATCCCCATGAAACCCCGACCCCTTACGGTCGCTACAATTTCAATTGGCGTGAAGAATATCGTGTATCGTCGGAAAGCCCCGAAGACGAGCCCTGGGAGATGTATTGGGTGATGAATTTTCATCAGTCCAAGGGCATGCATGTCCATCAATATGAAATGCCTACGGGTGGCCCACTAAGCCACGGGTGTGTCCGCCTGGTTGATGCCGATGCCAGATGGGTTTATCACTGGGGAGACACGTGGCAAACGACAAGCAAATCAGATGGGATCGCATCCGTGGGAGCGAAAATTCTGAAACAGGGAACCACGGTACTGGTCATTGGACAAGAGCCAGAAGGTAAGCCACAACTGTTTGACTTTGGCCGCCGCTATCCGGTCCTGAAGCGTGTCCAGCTGCCTGCACACCCGTACGACGTGCCACCTGGAACCCCGCAACAGGTTATGTTTGACAAAATTCGTAAATCCTAG
- the lepB gene encoding signal peptidase I → MSESSEKKQRRKQRAAERAQRRGAPAEKKKKGPIREWLDAIVFAIIFMVILRAVFFDLFRIPTPSMEKSLLVGDYIVVSKIHYGMRSPITLGIPFTPIYLRGLELPWTRFPGFTSPKRFDTVVFNWPVDEGKPIDRKTYYIKRIIGMPGDTLSIVDKIVHVNSDTLFFKETREPFKDTMQHLWFVYKEDPRVRLPSARLRELGISEAFPTMNPTIERIQATDAAAEAVADWDYVTEVRPVIRGARPNQGISLYPADANNSTDNFAPMVIPGKDMTVNLTAENWSAYQTVITDYEGQSASMDGDRILINGQVRDTYTFSQDYYFVMGDNRDNSEDSRFWGFVPMDHVVGRAVAVYFSWNSQGSPFLIGQIRGNRMFRAIQ, encoded by the coding sequence ATGTCAGAATCATCTGAGAAGAAGCAGCGGCGGAAACAACGCGCAGCAGAGCGGGCTCAACGTCGCGGCGCGCCCGCGGAAAAGAAGAAAAAGGGACCGATCCGTGAGTGGCTGGATGCCATCGTATTCGCGATCATCTTTATGGTCATTCTGAGGGCGGTTTTCTTTGATCTGTTCCGGATTCCCACCCCTTCCATGGAAAAAAGTCTATTGGTTGGAGATTATATCGTCGTGTCCAAGATTCACTACGGTATGAGATCACCCATAACGCTGGGGATTCCCTTTACGCCGATCTATCTGCGTGGACTTGAACTTCCTTGGACTAGGTTCCCTGGGTTCACCTCTCCAAAGCGCTTTGACACCGTTGTCTTCAACTGGCCGGTCGACGAGGGAAAGCCGATTGACAGAAAGACGTACTACATAAAACGGATCATTGGCATGCCGGGGGATACACTTTCAATCGTTGACAAGATCGTGCATGTAAACAGTGATACCCTGTTCTTTAAGGAGACGAGAGAACCTTTCAAAGATACCATGCAGCACCTCTGGTTTGTCTACAAGGAGGATCCCCGTGTCCGGCTTCCCAGTGCTCGGTTGAGGGAATTAGGAATTTCGGAAGCATTCCCCACGATGAATCCAACAATAGAGCGTATTCAGGCTACGGATGCGGCAGCAGAAGCGGTTGCTGATTGGGATTATGTAACGGAGGTTCGCCCGGTGATTCGGGGGGCGCGTCCCAATCAGGGTATTTCTCTCTATCCCGCGGACGCAAACAATTCCACGGATAATTTTGCGCCAATGGTTATTCCGGGAAAGGATATGACGGTGAATCTGACCGCTGAAAATTGGTCAGCCTACCAAACGGTGATCACCGATTATGAGGGGCAGTCCGCGTCCATGGACGGAGACCGTATTCTCATTAACGGCCAAGTGCGGGATACCTACACGTTCAGTCAAGATTACTATTTCGTCATGGGAGATAACCGGGACAATTCGGAGGACAGCCGCTTCTGGGGATTCGTCCCCATGGATCATGTTGTGGGTCGTGCGGTCGCGGTCTATTTCTCATGGAATAGCCAGGGGAGCCCATTCCTGATCGGTCAGATCCGCGGCAACAGAATGTTTCGTGCAATCCAGTAG